Proteins from a single region of Electrophorus electricus isolate fEleEle1 chromosome 5, fEleEle1.pri, whole genome shotgun sequence:
- the mtdhb gene encoding protein LYRIC isoform X1, which yields MARSWQEMASQQVEQMASSLRELFSAGLVFLHSELGVDLGLKLDLYPPWVILLTAWLGLCLVLILGVSVCRGIPKRLSSPLTAREIPENITPEPTKAEKPDEPKKKSRKKASDKKPQRNGLAVEPQPEVTSAAPQGQDPPEVKTDKVKKNKKKAKAPAKETKSCRPTERKEPDEAGNWETKVSNREKRQRRKDKGAGDGSSSPGGPEPVTMVATAEQPIMDAEEAKITIPSSISIKTSSSNPAISTGQRKECAMAEVPRAVLPQVNSAWEEPSPINRSSWCAPLSAQVASIAADTWKSMGPPSERQEPEPTVWPQEMEGSWTIVDGSHIPVSFPGLTAVVEAQAVSNLSWTYPSALDEWSGLNCGSADAASDWNAPCEEWGNYEVQPPEGAVSQEEPTLAEVQESDAEKDKDETTASGSSKGKKKKKRKKRQEEAGCGAQVEGEVGVAKDHDTAGDVLPKMVKISLILLKNNKVSSVEEYKEQESAVSSAAPRPPEPKASIKSTATPVQRKPEDSWESPKQVKKKKARRET from the exons ATGGCACGGAGCTGGCAGGAGATGGCTTCACAGCAAGTCGAGCAGATGGCGAGTTCGCTGAGAGAGTTGTTTTCGGCTGGCCTCGTCTTTCTTCATTCTGAACTCGGAGTAGATTTGGGACTGAAGCTCGATCTTTACCCACCATGGGTTATCCTCTTAACTGCGTGGCTCGGCCTGTGTCTTGTGCTGATTTTGGGGGTCTCCGTTTGCCGTGGTATTCCGAAAAGGCTGTCCAGCCCGTTGACGGCGAGGGAAATCCCAGAAAATATTACGCCAGAACCGACGAAGGCAGAAAAACCCGACGAACCGAAGAAGAAGAGCAGAAAAAAAGCTAGCGATAAG AAGCCTCAGCGAAATGGCCTTGCAGTTGAACCGCAACCAGAAGTCACTTCAGCAGCACCTCAAGGCCAGGATCCGCCCGAGGTTAAGACTGATaag GTcaagaagaataagaaaaagGCCAAAGCCCcagcaaaagaaacaaagtcCTGCAGACCCACGGAGCGCAAAGAGCCAGATGAAG CTGGTAACTGGGAGACTAAAGTCAGTAACCGTGAGAAACGGCAGCGGCGGAAGGATAAGGGTGCGGGTGATGGATCAAGCAGCCCTGGAGGACCGGAGCCTGTCACCATGGTTGCCACTGCTGAGCAACCCATAATGGATGCAGAGGAAGCAAAAATCACAATCCCATCATCCATCAGCATCAAAACAAGTAGCAGCAATCCAGCCATCTCTACAGGGCAGAGGAAAG AGTGTGCCATGGCTGAGGTTCCCCGTGCTGTCCTGCCACAAG tgaATTCTGCTTGGGAGGAGCCCTCACCCATCAACAGATCAAGCTGGTGCGCGCCCCTCTCCGCCCAGGTGGCCAGCATTGCAGCAGACACCTGGAAAAGCATGGGCCCGCCCTCCGAGCGCCAGGAGCCCGAGCCCACCGTCTGGCCTCAGGAAATGGAAG GTTCGTGGACAATTGTGGATGGATCTCATATTCCTGTCTCCTTTCCAGGACTGACTGCag tTGTTGAAGCACAGGCTGTTTCCAACCTTTCCTGGACCTATCCATCTGCGCTAGATGAGTGGTCTGGGCTGA ACTGTGGCTCTGCGGACGCTGCATCTGATTGGAATGCGCCATGTGAAGAGTGGGGAAACTACGAGGTGCAGCCACCAGAGGGCGCGGTGTCCCAAGAGGAGCCGACATTAGCGGAGGTGCAG GAATCCGACGctgaaaaagacaaagatgaaACTACAGCTTCTGGCAGCAGCaaaggcaagaagaagaagaagaggaagaagaggcaggAGGAAGCTGGATGTGGTGCTCAG GTGGAAGGTGAGGTGGGTGTGGCCAAAGATCATGACACTGCAGGGGATGTTTTGCCTAAAATGGTCAAG ATTAGTTTGATTCTGCTGAAGAATAACAAAGTGAGTTCTGTTGAAGAATACAAA GAGCAGGAAAGTGCGGTGTCCAGTGCTGCACCAAGGCCTCCCGAACCCAAGGCTTCCATCAAGAGCACAGCTACACCTGTACAAA GAAAACCAGAGGACAGCTGGGAGTCTCCTAAACAGGTCAAAAAGAAGAAGGCAAGAAGGGAAACATGA
- the mtdhb gene encoding protein LYRIC isoform X3 has translation MARSWQEMASQQVEQMASSLRELFSAGLVFLHSELGVDLGLKLDLYPPWVILLTAWLGLCLVLILGVSVCRGIPKRLSSPLTAREIPENITPEPTKAEKPDEPKKKSRKKASDKKPQRNGLAVEPQPEVTSAAPQGQDPPEVKTDKVKKNKKKAKAPAKETKSCRPTERKEPDEAGNWETKVSNREKRQRRKDKGAGDGSSSPGGPEPVTMVATAEQPIMDAEEAKITIPSSISIKTSSSNPAISTGQRKECAMAEVPRAVLPQVNSAWEEPSPINRSSWCAPLSAQVASIAADTWKSMGPPSERQEPEPTVWPQEMEGSWTIVDGSHIPVSFPGLTADCGSADAASDWNAPCEEWGNYEVQPPEGAVSQEEPTLAEVQESDAEKDKDETTASGSSKGKKKKKRKKRQEEAGCGAQVEGEVGVAKDHDTAGDVLPKMVKISLILLKNNKVSSVEEYKEQESAVSSAAPRPPEPKASIKSTATPVQRKPEDSWESPKQVKKKKARRET, from the exons ATGGCACGGAGCTGGCAGGAGATGGCTTCACAGCAAGTCGAGCAGATGGCGAGTTCGCTGAGAGAGTTGTTTTCGGCTGGCCTCGTCTTTCTTCATTCTGAACTCGGAGTAGATTTGGGACTGAAGCTCGATCTTTACCCACCATGGGTTATCCTCTTAACTGCGTGGCTCGGCCTGTGTCTTGTGCTGATTTTGGGGGTCTCCGTTTGCCGTGGTATTCCGAAAAGGCTGTCCAGCCCGTTGACGGCGAGGGAAATCCCAGAAAATATTACGCCAGAACCGACGAAGGCAGAAAAACCCGACGAACCGAAGAAGAAGAGCAGAAAAAAAGCTAGCGATAAG AAGCCTCAGCGAAATGGCCTTGCAGTTGAACCGCAACCAGAAGTCACTTCAGCAGCACCTCAAGGCCAGGATCCGCCCGAGGTTAAGACTGATaag GTcaagaagaataagaaaaagGCCAAAGCCCcagcaaaagaaacaaagtcCTGCAGACCCACGGAGCGCAAAGAGCCAGATGAAG CTGGTAACTGGGAGACTAAAGTCAGTAACCGTGAGAAACGGCAGCGGCGGAAGGATAAGGGTGCGGGTGATGGATCAAGCAGCCCTGGAGGACCGGAGCCTGTCACCATGGTTGCCACTGCTGAGCAACCCATAATGGATGCAGAGGAAGCAAAAATCACAATCCCATCATCCATCAGCATCAAAACAAGTAGCAGCAATCCAGCCATCTCTACAGGGCAGAGGAAAG AGTGTGCCATGGCTGAGGTTCCCCGTGCTGTCCTGCCACAAG tgaATTCTGCTTGGGAGGAGCCCTCACCCATCAACAGATCAAGCTGGTGCGCGCCCCTCTCCGCCCAGGTGGCCAGCATTGCAGCAGACACCTGGAAAAGCATGGGCCCGCCCTCCGAGCGCCAGGAGCCCGAGCCCACCGTCTGGCCTCAGGAAATGGAAG GTTCGTGGACAATTGTGGATGGATCTCATATTCCTGTCTCCTTTCCAGGACTGACTGCag ACTGTGGCTCTGCGGACGCTGCATCTGATTGGAATGCGCCATGTGAAGAGTGGGGAAACTACGAGGTGCAGCCACCAGAGGGCGCGGTGTCCCAAGAGGAGCCGACATTAGCGGAGGTGCAG GAATCCGACGctgaaaaagacaaagatgaaACTACAGCTTCTGGCAGCAGCaaaggcaagaagaagaagaagaggaagaagaggcaggAGGAAGCTGGATGTGGTGCTCAG GTGGAAGGTGAGGTGGGTGTGGCCAAAGATCATGACACTGCAGGGGATGTTTTGCCTAAAATGGTCAAG ATTAGTTTGATTCTGCTGAAGAATAACAAAGTGAGTTCTGTTGAAGAATACAAA GAGCAGGAAAGTGCGGTGTCCAGTGCTGCACCAAGGCCTCCCGAACCCAAGGCTTCCATCAAGAGCACAGCTACACCTGTACAAA GAAAACCAGAGGACAGCTGGGAGTCTCCTAAACAGGTCAAAAAGAAGAAGGCAAGAAGGGAAACATGA
- the mtdhb gene encoding protein LYRIC isoform X2 has product MARSWQEMASQQVEQMASSLRELFSAGLVFLHSELGVDLGLKLDLYPPWVILLTAWLGLCLVLILGVSVCRGIPKRLSSPLTAREIPENITPEPTKAEKPDEPKKKSRKKASDKKPQRNGLAVEPQPEVTSAAPQGQDPPEVKTDKVKKNKKKAKAPAKETKSCRPTERKEPDEAGNWETKVSNREKRQRRKDKGAGDGSSSPGGPEPVTMVATAEQPIMDAEEAKITIPSSISIKTSSSNPAISTGQRKECAMAEVPRAVLPQVNSAWEEPSPINRSSWCAPLSAQVASIAADTWKSMGPPSERQEPEPTVWPQEMEGSWTIVDGSHIPVSFPGLTAVVEAQAVSNLSWTYPSALDEWSGLNCGSADAASDWNAPCEEWGNYEVQPPEGAVSQEEPTLAEVQESDAEKDKDETTASGSSKGKKKKKRKKRQEEAGCGAQVEGEVGVAKDHDTAGDVLPKMVKEQESAVSSAAPRPPEPKASIKSTATPVQRKPEDSWESPKQVKKKKARRET; this is encoded by the exons ATGGCACGGAGCTGGCAGGAGATGGCTTCACAGCAAGTCGAGCAGATGGCGAGTTCGCTGAGAGAGTTGTTTTCGGCTGGCCTCGTCTTTCTTCATTCTGAACTCGGAGTAGATTTGGGACTGAAGCTCGATCTTTACCCACCATGGGTTATCCTCTTAACTGCGTGGCTCGGCCTGTGTCTTGTGCTGATTTTGGGGGTCTCCGTTTGCCGTGGTATTCCGAAAAGGCTGTCCAGCCCGTTGACGGCGAGGGAAATCCCAGAAAATATTACGCCAGAACCGACGAAGGCAGAAAAACCCGACGAACCGAAGAAGAAGAGCAGAAAAAAAGCTAGCGATAAG AAGCCTCAGCGAAATGGCCTTGCAGTTGAACCGCAACCAGAAGTCACTTCAGCAGCACCTCAAGGCCAGGATCCGCCCGAGGTTAAGACTGATaag GTcaagaagaataagaaaaagGCCAAAGCCCcagcaaaagaaacaaagtcCTGCAGACCCACGGAGCGCAAAGAGCCAGATGAAG CTGGTAACTGGGAGACTAAAGTCAGTAACCGTGAGAAACGGCAGCGGCGGAAGGATAAGGGTGCGGGTGATGGATCAAGCAGCCCTGGAGGACCGGAGCCTGTCACCATGGTTGCCACTGCTGAGCAACCCATAATGGATGCAGAGGAAGCAAAAATCACAATCCCATCATCCATCAGCATCAAAACAAGTAGCAGCAATCCAGCCATCTCTACAGGGCAGAGGAAAG AGTGTGCCATGGCTGAGGTTCCCCGTGCTGTCCTGCCACAAG tgaATTCTGCTTGGGAGGAGCCCTCACCCATCAACAGATCAAGCTGGTGCGCGCCCCTCTCCGCCCAGGTGGCCAGCATTGCAGCAGACACCTGGAAAAGCATGGGCCCGCCCTCCGAGCGCCAGGAGCCCGAGCCCACCGTCTGGCCTCAGGAAATGGAAG GTTCGTGGACAATTGTGGATGGATCTCATATTCCTGTCTCCTTTCCAGGACTGACTGCag tTGTTGAAGCACAGGCTGTTTCCAACCTTTCCTGGACCTATCCATCTGCGCTAGATGAGTGGTCTGGGCTGA ACTGTGGCTCTGCGGACGCTGCATCTGATTGGAATGCGCCATGTGAAGAGTGGGGAAACTACGAGGTGCAGCCACCAGAGGGCGCGGTGTCCCAAGAGGAGCCGACATTAGCGGAGGTGCAG GAATCCGACGctgaaaaagacaaagatgaaACTACAGCTTCTGGCAGCAGCaaaggcaagaagaagaagaagaggaagaagaggcaggAGGAAGCTGGATGTGGTGCTCAG GTGGAAGGTGAGGTGGGTGTGGCCAAAGATCATGACACTGCAGGGGATGTTTTGCCTAAAATGGTCAAG GAGCAGGAAAGTGCGGTGTCCAGTGCTGCACCAAGGCCTCCCGAACCCAAGGCTTCCATCAAGAGCACAGCTACACCTGTACAAA GAAAACCAGAGGACAGCTGGGAGTCTCCTAAACAGGTCAAAAAGAAGAAGGCAAGAAGGGAAACATGA